A genomic stretch from Spiroplasma endosymbiont of Clivina fossor includes:
- a CDS encoding integrase core domain-containing protein has translation MKYIVPKNDLADLKAKLQSWMTTIYHEKYYHKVKKWVSKYLNLCTNLYMNNTDNISVNKLIKKYFRGSKMTFYIWAKKIINGYYQDNFYELQFKSTTPKNIKYQFSLETRKQICDYYFDYKFVGAGGVLSLYHNIHQKNVHDIDTNNVPKSINTFYRWIKQDKRYGEIKTQMKKAKRHFKRYEVSDIGLLQMDAKVFTDKNFPIAKHRLYVYDFIDEITRIAFGYVYDSLGTNNAINAMQRAMKDFSELGITIKRLRTDNAPEFTTTNWSNKKSYKVKERPFTTFLSKNGIIHETTPIRSPQSNGKIERFHRNYTSLFWFKKCGFKTKFDVKQLQIHLNEWYAFYNFKRKHKSLNYKTPFETLNKFIIAK, from the coding sequence ATGAAGTATATTGTACCTAAAAATGATTTAGCAGATTTAAAAGCTAAATTACAATCTTGAATGACTACGATTTATCATGAAAAATATTATCATAAAGTAAAAAAATGAGTAAGTAAATATCTCAATTTATGTACCAACTTATATATGAATAATACAGATAACATATCTGTAAATAAATTGATTAAAAAATATTTTCGTGGTAGTAAAATGACATTTTATATTTGAGCTAAAAAAATTATTAATGGTTATTATCAAGACAACTTTTATGAATTGCAATTCAAATCAACAACACCAAAAAATATTAAATATCAATTTTCATTAGAAACCAGAAAACAAATTTGTGATTATTACTTTGATTACAAATTTGTAGGTGCGGGCGGTGTATTATCGCTTTATCATAATATTCATCAAAAAAATGTGCATGATATCGATACAAATAATGTCCCCAAATCAATTAATACTTTTTATCGTTGAATTAAACAAGACAAACGCTATGGAGAAATAAAAACGCAAATGAAAAAAGCAAAACGCCATTTTAAGCGTTATGAAGTTTCAGATATTGGACTACTGCAAATGGATGCTAAAGTGTTTACTGATAAAAATTTTCCTATTGCTAAGCATAGATTATATGTTTATGATTTCATTGACGAAATAACAAGAATTGCTTTTGGATATGTGTATGATAGTTTAGGAACCAATAATGCCATTAATGCCATGCAAAGAGCAATGAAAGATTTTAGTGAACTTGGCATAACCATTAAACGCCTTCGTACTGACAATGCTCCTGAATTTACTACTACTAACTGAAGTAATAAAAAATCGTACAAAGTAAAAGAAAGGCCTTTTACAACCTTTCTTTCAAAAAATGGAATTATCCATGAAACCACACCAATCCGTTCTCCTCAGAGCAACGGAAAAATTGAACGGTTTCACCGTAATTATACTAGTTTATTTTGATTTAAAAAATGTGGTTTTAAAACAAAATTTGATGTTAAACAATTACAAATTCATTTGAATGAGTGGTACGCATTTTATAATTTCAAGCGAAAACATAAAAGTTTGAATTACAAAACTCCATTTGAAACTTTAAATAAATTTATTATTGCAAAATAA
- a CDS encoding transposase family protein — MKFKKNNQISDKNFLRLTGIKHTTFNKMLEILKIEELKKRFRRGRTNKLSLENRILMTLEYWREYRTYFHIAKSYDISESSCYRNIK; from the coding sequence ATGAAATTTAAAAAAAATAATCAAATAAGTGATAAAAATTTTTTAAGATTAACTGGTATTAAACATACTACTTTTAATAAAATGCTAGAAATTTTAAAAATAGAAGAATTAAAAAAGAGATTTCGTCGCGGAAGAACCAATAAATTATCATTAGAAAATCGTATTTTAATGACTTTAGAATATTGAAGAGAATATAGAACTTATTTTCATATTGCAAAAAGTTATGATATTAGTGAAAGTAGTTGTTATAGAAATATCAAATAG
- a CDS encoding helix-turn-helix domain-containing protein has product MKFKKNNQISDKNFLKLTGIKHTTFNKMLEILKIEELKKRFRRGRTNKLSLENRILMTLEYWREYRTYFHIAKSYDISESSCYRNIKWIEDTLIKHPNFQQLTGQKSLLKDYFKDKTVIIDVTESQIQRPKKDKNSTTQEKRKNTQ; this is encoded by the coding sequence ATGAAATTTAAAAAAAATAATCAAATAAGTGATAAAAATTTTTTAAAATTAACTGGTATTAAACATACTACTTTTAATAAAATGCTAGAAATTTTAAAAATAGAAGAATTAAAAAAGAGATTTCGTCGCGGAAGAACCAATAAATTATCATTAGAAAATCGTATTTTAATGACTTTAGAATATTGAAGAGAATATAGAACTTATTTTCATATTGCAAAAAGTTATGATATTAGTGAAAGTAGTTGTTATAGAAATATCAAATGAATTGAAGACACTTTAATAAAACACCCTAATTTTCAACAACTTACTGGTCAAAAATCACTATTAAAAGATTATTTCAAAGATAAGACTGTTATAATTGATGTAACTGAAAGCCAAATCCAACGCCCAAAAAAAGACAAAAACAGCACTACTCAGGAAAAAAGAAAAAACACACAATAA
- a CDS encoding IS1/IS1595 family N-terminal zinc-binding domain-containing protein, with amino-acid sequence MEKIIQELVNTLTDDQFLEFYEKVKQQAELIKKQKRLNEIDQKFRAQGIKCPKCESYHCVKNGHNSEGKQKYLCKNCRASFDTFRNHFIYWSHLNYEQWNLLIQISLLGQSSKTISRFIKTTLKTAWYNRQKLMKSKQLENTQLKFKKLSGKIQIDETFIKEIHKGNFKYKTDPRRIHLDPFATNTKCCIQMAIDNNNNIYVKSTNTKRLQKQWVIENMNKELINENSIITSDMQKLYFLVAKQTNSTLCVTKTTINPEASYRNLNKISKLQSSLKEALIHYHGLGFTNIQNYLNFWKWKYQHKGLTPNQQTAVLYFNV; translated from the coding sequence ATGGAAAAAATAATTCAAGAACTAGTAAATACTTTAACAGATGATCAATTTTTAGAATTTTATGAAAAAGTCAAACAACAAGCAGAATTAATAAAAAAACAAAAACGTTTAAATGAAATTGATCAAAAATTTAGAGCGCAAGGTATTAAATGCCCTAAATGTGAATCTTACCATTGCGTTAAAAATGGACATAATTCAGAAGGAAAACAAAAATATTTATGTAAAAATTGCCGTGCAAGTTTTGACACTTTTCGTAATCATTTTATTTATTGAAGTCATTTAAATTATGAACAATGAAATTTATTGATTCAAATTTCATTGCTGGGGCAATCTAGTAAAACAATTTCTCGTTTTATTAAAACTACATTAAAAACTGCTTGATATAATCGTCAAAAATTAATGAAATCAAAACAATTAGAAAATACCCAATTAAAATTTAAAAAATTATCTGGTAAAATCCAAATCGATGAAACATTTATTAAAGAAATCCATAAAGGAAATTTCAAATATAAAACTGATCCACGAAGAATTCACCTTGACCCATTCGCAACTAATACTAAATGCTGTATTCAAATGGCAATTGATAATAATAACAATATTTATGTTAAATCCACAAACACCAAACGTTTACAAAAACAATGAGTTATTGAAAATATGAACAAAGAATTAATTAACGAAAATTCAATTATTACTTCTGATATGCAAAAATTATATTTTTTAGTAGCAAAACAAACAAATTCTACTTTATGTGTAACTAAAACAACAATTAATCCTGAAGCTAGTTATCGTAACTTAAATAAAATCAGTAAATTACAATCTAGTCTTAAAGAAGCCTTAATTCATTATCATGGTTTAGGTTTTACTAATATTCAAAATTATTTAAATTTCTGAAAATGAAAATACCAACATAAGGGTTTAACTCCAAACCAACAAACAGCGGTATTATATTTTAATGTATAA
- a CDS encoding IS3 family transposase has translation MRKICKILGLLKSTYYYQTNKCTKFDINNYEQEVISAFNKSRKIYGARKIKAVLIRKNIILSRRKIRFIMIKNNLVSKYTKLKYRNHEKTVNNDQINNVLNRQFNDQKPNEVVVSDLTYVQVGTKWHYICLLIDLFNREVIGYSAGPNKTAELVQQAFHKITRPLNKITLFHTDRGNEFKNKIIDEILITFKIQRSLSTKGCPYDNAVAEATYKTFKTEFINGKKFANLTQLKCELFDFVNWYKGLYN, from the coding sequence GTGAGGAAAATATGTAAGATTTTAGGTTTACTAAAATCAACATATTATTATCAAACTAATAAATGCACTAAGTTTGATATTAATAATTATGAACAAGAAGTTATCAGTGCATTTAATAAAAGTCGTAAGATTTATGGTGCTCGTAAAATTAAAGCTGTTTTAATAAGAAAAAATATCATCTTATCACGACGAAAAATCCGATTCATTATGATCAAAAATAATTTGGTTTCTAAATACACCAAATTAAAATATCGTAATCATGAAAAAACAGTTAATAATGACCAAATTAATAATGTTTTAAATCGTCAATTTAATGACCAAAAACCCAATGAAGTTGTTGTTAGTGATTTAACATATGTTCAAGTTGGTACTAAATGACATTATATTTGTTTATTAATTGACTTGTTTAATCGCGAAGTAATTGGCTATAGTGCTGGACCAAATAAAACTGCTGAACTAGTTCAACAAGCTTTTCACAAGATAACACGACCATTAAATAAAATAACTTTATTTCATACTGATCGTGGTAATGAATTCAAAAATAAAATCATTGATGAAATTTTAATAACCTTTAAAATTCAAAGATCATTAAGTACCAAAGGATGCCCGTATGATAATGCTGTTGCTGAAGCAACTTACAAAACCTTTAAAACTGAATTTATTAACGGTAAAAAATTTGCAAACTTAACACAATTAAAATGCGAACTATTTGATTTTGTTAATTGATATAAGGGACTGTACAATTAA
- a CDS encoding transposase family protein: MKFKKNNQISDKNFLRLTGIKHTTFNKMLEILKIEELKKRFRRGRTNKLSLENRILMTLEYWREYRTYFHIAKSYDISESSCYRNIKWIEDTLIKHPNFQQLTGQKSLLKDYFKDKTVIIDVTESQIQRPKKDKNSTTQEKRKNTQ; encoded by the coding sequence ATGAAATTTAAAAAAAATAATCAAATAAGTGATAAAAATTTTTTAAGATTAACTGGTATTAAACATACTACTTTTAATAAAATGCTAGAAATTTTAAAAATAGAAGAATTAAAAAAGAGATTTCGTCGCGGAAGAACCAATAAATTATCATTAGAAAATCGTATTTTAATGACTTTAGAATATTGAAGAGAATATAGAACTTATTTTCATATTGCAAAAAGTTATGATATTAGTGAAAGTAGTTGTTATAGAAATATCAAATGAATTGAAGACACTTTAATAAAACACCCTAATTTTCAACAACTTACTGGTCAAAAATCACTATTAAAAGATTATTTCAAAGATAAGACTGTTATAATTGATGTAACTGAAAGCCAAATCCAACGCCCAAAAAAAGACAAAAACAGCACTACTCAGGAAAAAAGAAAAAACACACAATAA
- a CDS encoding IS256 family transposase, which yields MGNKLYFCKICITSVIGNTIFQEFTKKLTERMLNTEIKDYLETDENHNKRNGNTQKTIITKNGSIAIDVPRDRNSTFEPVIIPKRQRRFDNFDQKVISLYARGMTISDIKAQLQEFYHGAEISESLISQITDDVIEEVKMWQTKPLEKIYPIVYFDCIVVKVKQDKRIINKAVYLALGINLDGLKDILGMWISENEGAKFWLNNLTEMKNRGLQDILVACSDNLTGMSDAIEAVFPKTQHQLCIVHQIRNSLKFVPYKDRKLVANDLKSIYTAINEEIALVALDHFSEKWNKKYPQITKSWKNNWNNLIIFLEYPQEFRRIIYTTNAIESVNSQLRKVIKNKKIFPNDASVFKIFYLAFQNMVKKWTMPIQNWGSAISHLMIKFEDRVNLS from the coding sequence TTGGGTAATAAACTATATTTTTGTAAAATTTGCATTACTTCTGTAATTGGCAATACTATTTTTCAGGAATTTACCAAAAAATTAACTGAACGAATGTTAAATACGGAAATTAAAGATTATCTTGAAACTGATGAGAATCATAATAAAAGAAATGGCAACACACAAAAAACCATTATTACTAAAAATGGTTCAATCGCAATTGATGTACCAAGAGATCGAAATAGTACTTTTGAACCAGTAATTATTCCGAAAAGACAAAGAAGATTTGATAACTTTGATCAAAAAGTAATTTCTTTATATGCAAGAGGAATGACAATTTCTGATATCAAAGCACAATTGCAAGAATTCTATCACGGAGCAGAAATTTCAGAAAGTTTAATTAGTCAAATAACTGATGATGTTATTGAAGAAGTTAAAATGTGACAAACTAAACCTTTAGAGAAGATTTATCCGATTGTTTATTTTGATTGTATTGTTGTTAAAGTAAAGCAAGATAAACGAATAATAAATAAAGCAGTTTATCTTGCCTTAGGAATTAATTTAGATGGTTTAAAAGATATTTTAGGAATGTGAATTAGCGAGAATGAGGGCGCCAAATTTTGACTTAATAATCTTACGGAAATGAAAAATCGTGGCTTACAAGATATTCTTGTTGCTTGTAGCGATAATTTAACTGGAATGTCTGATGCAATAGAAGCTGTGTTCCCAAAAACACAGCACCAATTATGCATTGTTCATCAAATTCGTAATAGTTTAAAATTTGTCCCTTACAAAGATCGCAAACTTGTAGCTAATGATTTAAAATCAATTTATACAGCAATTAATGAAGAAATAGCGCTAGTTGCTTTAGATCATTTTTCTGAAAAATGAAATAAAAAGTATCCACAAATTACTAAATCATGAAAAAATAACTGAAATAATTTAATAATTTTTCTTGAATATCCTCAAGAATTTAGAAGGATTATTTACACAACTAATGCGATTGAATCTGTTAATAGTCAACTAAGAAAAGTCATTAAGAATAAAAAGATTTTTCCTAATGACGCATCAGTTTTTAAAATATTTTATTTAGCATTTCAAAATATGGTTAAGAAATGAACGATGCCAATTCAAAATTGGGGTAGTGCAATTTCACATTTAATGATAAAATTTGAGGACAGAGTGAATTTAAGTTAA
- a CDS encoding transposase family protein — protein sequence MKTQVIIEKDSKKIISSDFSYGKNHDFKILKDSKIKFLPETTVLVDLGYQGIQKINHNVLIPKKKSKKNPLNKEEKQNNERISKMRIVIENVFAILKKFKIISEKYRNRRKRFALRFNLIASIYNLQLLV from the coding sequence ATAAAAACACAAGTTATAATTGAAAAAGATAGTAAAAAAATTATTAGTTCTGATTTTTCTTATGGTAAAAACCATGACTTTAAAATTTTAAAAGATTCAAAAATTAAATTTTTACCAGAAACAACTGTTTTAGTGGATTTAGGTTATCAAGGCATACAAAAAATTAATCATAATGTTTTAATTCCTAAAAAAAAATCAAAGAAAAACCCTTTAAATAAAGAAGAAAAGCAAAATAATGAGCGAATTTCAAAAATGAGAATTGTTATTGAAAATGTTTTTGCTATACTTAAAAAATTTAAAATTATTAGTGAAAAATATCGAAATCGTAGAAAAAGATTTGCTTTAAGATTTAATTTAATAGCTTCAATTTATAATTTACAACTATTAGTTTAA
- a CDS encoding IS1/IS1595 family N-terminal zinc-binding domain-containing protein, whose product MEKIIQELVNTLTDDQFLEFYEKVKQQAELIKKQKRLNEIDQKFRAQGIKCPKCESYHCVKNGHNSEGKQKYLCKNCRASFDAFRNHFIYWSHLNYEQWNLLIQISLLGQSSKTISRFIKTTLKTAWYNRQKLMKSKQLENTQLKFKKLSGKIQIDETFIKEIHKGNFKYKTDPRRIHLDPFATNTKCCIQMAIDNNNNIYVKSTNTKRLQKQWVIENMNKELINENSIITSDMQKLYFLVAKQTNSTLCVTKTTINPEASYRNLNKISKLQSSLKEALIHYHGLGFTNIQNYLNLWKWKYQHKGLTPNQQTAILDFLQN is encoded by the coding sequence ATGGAAAAAATAATTCAAGAACTAGTAAATACTTTAACAGATGATCAATTTTTAGAATTTTATGAAAAAGTTAAACAACAAGCAGAATTAATAAAAAAACAAAAACGTTTAAATGAAATTGATCAAAAATTTAGAGCGCAAGGTATTAAATGTCCTAAATGTGAATCTTACCATTGCGTTAAAAATGGACATAATTCAGAAGGAAAACAAAAATATTTATGTAAAAATTGCCGTGCAAGTTTTGACGCTTTTCGTAATCATTTTATTTATTGAAGTCATTTAAATTATGAACAATGAAATTTATTGATTCAAATTTCATTGCTGGGGCAATCTAGTAAAACAATTTCTCGTTTTATTAAAACTACATTAAAAACTGCTTGATATAATCGTCAAAAATTAATGAAATCAAAACAATTAGAAAATACCCAATTAAAATTTAAAAAATTATCTGGTAAAATCCAAATCGATGAAACATTTATTAAAGAAATCCATAAAGGAAATTTCAAATATAAAACTGATCCACGAAGAATTCACCTTGACCCATTCGCAACTAATACTAAATGCTGTATTCAAATGGCAATTGATAATAATAACAATATTTATGTTAAATCCACAAACACCAAACGTTTACAAAAACAATGAGTTATTGAAAATATGAACAAAGAATTAATTAATGAAAATTCAATTATTACTTCTGATATGCAAAAATTATATTTTTTAGTAGCAAAACAAACAAATTCTACTTTATGTGTAACTAAAACAACAATTAATCCTGAAGCTAGTTATCGTAACTTAAATAAAATCAGTAAATTACAATCTAGTCTTAAAGAAGCCTTAATTCATTATCATGGTTTAGGTTTTACTAATATTCAAAATTATTTAAATCTCTGAAAATGAAAATACCAACATAAGGGTTTAACTCCAAACCAACAAACAGCGATATTAGACTTCTTGCAAAATTAA
- a CDS encoding IS1/IS1595 family N-terminal zinc-binding domain-containing protein, producing MEKIIQELVNTLTDDQFLEFYEKVKQQAELIKKQKRLNEIDQKFRAQGIKCPKCESYHCVKNGHNSEGKQKCLCKNCRASFDAFRNHFIYWSHLNYEQWNLLIQISLLGQSSKTISRFIKTTLKTAWYNRQKLMKSKQLENTQLKFKKLSGKIQIDETFIKEIHKGNFKYKTDPRRIHLDPFATNTKCCIQMAIDNNNNIYVKSTNTKRLQKQWVIENMNKELINENSIITSDMQKLYFLVAKQTNSTLCVTKTTINPEASYRNLNKISKLQSSLKEALIHYHGLGFTNIQNYLNLWKWKYQHKGLTPNQQTAVLYFNRLLAKLI from the coding sequence ATGGAAAAAATAATTCAAGAACTAGTAAATACTTTAACAGATGATCAATTTTTAGAATTTTATGAAAAAGTCAAACAACAAGCAGAATTAATAAAAAAACAAAAACGTTTAAATGAAATTGATCAAAAATTTAGAGCGCAAGGTATTAAATGCCCTAAATGTGAATCTTACCATTGCGTTAAAAATGGACATAATTCAGAAGGAAAACAAAAATGTTTATGTAAAAATTGCCGTGCAAGTTTTGACGCTTTTCGTAATCATTTTATTTATTGAAGTCATTTAAATTATGAACAATGAAATTTATTGATTCAAATTTCATTGCTGGGGCAATCTAGTAAAACAATTTCTCGTTTTATTAAAACTACATTAAAAACTGCTTGATATAATCGTCAAAAATTAATGAAATCAAAACAATTAGAAAATACCCAATTAAAATTTAAAAAATTATCTGGTAAAATCCAAATCGATGAAACATTTATTAAAGAAATCCACAAAGGAAATTTCAAATATAAAACTGATCCACGAAGAATTCACCTTGACCCATTCGCAACTAATACTAAATGCTGTATTCAAATGGCAATTGATAATAATAACAATATTTATGTTAAATCCACAAACACCAAACGTTTACAAAAACAATGAGTTATTGAAAATATGAACAAAGAATTAATTAACGAAAATTCAATTATTACTTCTGATATGCAAAAATTATATTTTTTAGTAGCAAAACAAACAAATTCTACTTTATGTGTAACTAAAACAACAATTAATCCTGAAGCTAGTTATCGTAACTTAAATAAAATCAGTAAATTACAATCTAGTCTTAAAGAAGCCTTAATTCATTATCATGGTTTAGGTTTTACTAATATTCAAAATTATTTAAATCTCTGAAAATGAAAATACCAACATAAGGGTTTAACTCCAAACCAACAAACAGCGGTATTATATTTTAATAGACTTCTTGCAAAATTAATTTAA
- a CDS encoding integrase core domain-containing protein: MTRIVFGYVYDSLGTNNAINAVQRAMKDFRELGITIKRLRTDNAPEFTTTNWSNKKSYKVKERPFTTFLSRNKIVHETTPIRSPQSNGKIERFHQHYTKLFYFKDKKLNQNELQHFLNQYYYYYNFKRCHSSLQNKSPFQSLKLFTKTSWISS, encoded by the coding sequence ATGACACGCATAGTATTTGGCTATGTTTATGATAGTTTAGGAACTAACAACGCCATTAATGCCGTACAAAGAGCAATGAAAGATTTTCGTGAACTTGGCATAACCATTAAACGCCTTCGTACTGACAACGCTCCTGAATTTACTACTACTAATTGAAGTAATAAAAAATCGTACAAAGTAAAAGAAAGGCCTTTTACAACCTTTCTTTCTAGGAATAAAATCGTTCACGAAACCACACCAATTCGCTCACCACAAAGTAATGGTAAGATTGAACGATTCCATCAACATTATACCAAATTATTTTATTTTAAGGATAAAAAACTAAATCAAAATGAACTTCAACACTTCTTAAATCAATATTATTACTATTACAACTTTAAACGCTGTCATTCATCATTACAAAATAAATCGCCATTTCAATCCTTAAAACTTTTTACAAAAACCTCTTGAATATCATCATAA
- a CDS encoding integrase core domain-containing protein: MKYIIPQADLADLKAKIQSWLSANCRNPYYYKTKKRITAYLNLCTYFYIEEITLTKLIKKYFKNATKTFYRWAKKIMTAYYSDNLDLLLFKTTKPQNLNYQYSLNSREKVCDLYFDYKNLQAGGMWSLFNNLKIGFHDVKNSEVPKNIKTFYRWIKSDPRWKELKQQIKQTKRHFKRYEVSEIGLLQMDAKIFTTSNFPVDKKYYIYDFIDEKTRIVFGYVYDSLGTNNAINAVQRVMKDFGELGINIKRLRTDNAPEFTTTNWSNKKAYKIKERAFATFLSKNGIIHETTPIRSPQSNGKIERFHQHYTKLFYVKNKKLNQNELQHYLNKYYYFYNFERPHSSLNTKTPFQTLQKFLTK; the protein is encoded by the coding sequence ATGAAATATATTATTCCCCAAGCTGATTTAGCGGATTTAAAAGCAAAAATCCAAAGTTGACTAAGTGCTAATTGCCGTAATCCTTATTACTATAAAACTAAAAAACGCATTACTGCTTATTTAAATTTATGTACTTATTTCTATATTGAAGAAATAACTTTAACAAAACTTATTAAAAAATATTTTAAGAATGCAACGAAAACCTTTTATCGTTGGGCGAAAAAAATTATGACCGCTTATTATTCTGACAATTTAGATTTGTTATTGTTTAAAACTACAAAACCACAAAATCTTAATTATCAATATAGTTTAAATTCTCGTGAAAAAGTATGTGATTTATATTTTGATTACAAAAATCTTCAAGCTGGCGGAATGTGGTCTTTATTTAACAATTTAAAAATTGGTTTTCATGATGTTAAAAATTCAGAAGTTCCGAAAAATATCAAAACTTTTTATCGCTGAATTAAATCCGACCCTCGTTGAAAAGAATTAAAACAACAAATCAAACAAACAAAACGCCATTTTAAGCGTTATGAAGTCTCCGAGATTGGTCTTTTACAAATGGATGCTAAAATCTTTACCACATCAAATTTTCCGGTTGATAAAAAATATTATATTTATGATTTTATTGATGAAAAAACACGGATAGTATTTGGTTATGTTTATGATAGTTTAGGAACTAACAATGCCATTAATGCCGTGCAAAGGGTAATGAAAGATTTTGGTGAACTTGGCATAAATATTAAACGCCTTCGTACTGACAACGCTCCTGAGTTCACCACTACTAATTGAAGCAATAAAAAAGCATACAAAATAAAAGAAAGGGCTTTTGCAACCTTTCTTTCAAAAAATGGAATCATTCACGAGACCACACCAATTCGTTCGCCTCAATCCAACGGGAAGATTGAACGATTCCATCAGCATTATACAAAATTATTTTATGTTAAGAACAAAAAACTAAATCAAAATGAACTTCAACATTATTTAAACAAATATTATTACTTTTATAACTTTGAACGCCCACATTCATCTTTAAACACTAAAACTCCATTTCAAACATTACAAAAATTTTTAACAAAGTAA
- a CDS encoding transposase family protein gives MKTQVIIEKDSKKIISSDFSYGKNHDFKILKDSKIKFLPETTVLVDLGYQGIQKINHNVLIPKRKSKKNPLNKEEKQNNERISKMRIVIENVFAILKKFKIISEKYRNRRKRFALRFNLIASIYNLQLLV, from the coding sequence ATAAAAACACAAGTTATAATTGAAAAAGATAGTAAAAAAATTATTAGTTCTGATTTTTCTTATGGTAAAAACCATGACTTTAAAATTTTAAAAGATTCAAAAATTAAATTTTTACCAGAAACAACTGTTTTAGTGGATTTAGGTTATCAAGGCATACAAAAAATTAATCATAATGTTTTAATTCCTAAAAGAAAATCAAAGAAAAACCCTTTAAATAAAGAAGAAAAGCAAAATAATGAGCGAATTTCAAAAATGAGAATTGTTATTGAAAATGTTTTTGCTATACTTAAAAAATTTAAAATTATTAGTGAAAAATATCGAAATCGTAGAAAAAGATTTGCTTTAAGATTTAATTTAATAGCTTCAATTTATAATTTACAACTATTAGTTTAA
- a CDS encoding transposase, with translation MGNKTSYSEEFKKQIVMLYKNGKSVINLGKEYNLPKPTIYSWVKNYNNSGSFKAKDNRTVEENELIYLRKENQQLRMENDILKQAALIIGKK, from the coding sequence ATGGGAAATAAAACCTCATACTCTGAAGAATTTAAAAAACAAATTGTAATGCTATACAAAAATGGCAAAAGTGTTATTAATTTAGGGAAAGAATATAATTTACCAAAACCAACTATTTATAGTTGAGTTAAAAATTATAATAATTCTGGGTCATTTAAAGCAAAAGATAATCGCACTGTCGAAGAAAATGAATTAATTTACTTGCGAAAAGAAAACCAACAATTACGAATGGAAAATGACATTTTAAAGCAAGCAGCACTGATAATCGGCAAAAAATAA